A window of Candidatus Thorarchaeota archaeon genomic DNA:
CATCGCACACAGCGGTCCATGTCGATAGTGACACTATCGTCTACGGTTATGCATCTAACAGGGCAATAATCAACACATATGGAGCAATCCGAACCTTTGCATAGTGATGGGTCAACAGTAATTCCGTCAGGGCTGTGAATGGACATCTTCCCACCCTTGCCAACTAAGCCTACTCCCAGATTCTTCAATGTCCCAGCCAAGCCCATACCATGAAACTTGGCATGGGTAAGAACCAGTACATGATCACAATCAAGCAGGGCGGAGGCAACGGGGACAGTCTTGATGTAGCGGCCATCAATCTCCACTTCGTAGGTGTTGACACCCCAGTAACCATCAGCGAACACTATAGGAGCCCCAATTGTACCCTGTGAAAAGCCGTTCTTCTCGGCCATTCTCAGATAGTCTCCCATCGTGCACCTCCCGCCGTATGGACCAGATGTACCATATCCGAGGGCACATGTCTCGGATACAAAAGGCTTGCCGCCAACATCCTCAATCAACTCAACTGCTTTGCGGATGTACTCGGGTCGAATGTGACGAGTATTTCCCCAGACACCGAAGTGCGTCTTTACCATGACCACATCACCGGGTGATATTGCATCCAGCAGTCCAAGATTCTGTATCACCTCCGCTAGGCGATCAAGCATGTTATCCATCGGAGTTGTGTTACTATCTGCGAAGAGCACTGGCAATTTCATCAATATGTTCACAACCGTTGAGGTTTAGTTGTAGCGGTGTCTAGCAATTAAAAACTAACGCAGAAAATTCTCATATGGTTGAAATACTTCGCTAAGAAGCATGGAGCCGGCGTCGGGATTTGCACCCAAGTAGAACAGCTTTGCAGGCTGTCGCGTATGACTACTCCGCCACGCCGGCTTCGGTCATATCCAAAACATTGAATCGGACTGTTAAGGCTCCGATTTTAAGGATATCGGCAATATTCACCAACATATTTCGGTTCTTTTCGGTGTAGCTGGTGATTGTCTTTCTGTGATTATTAGTCCTACGCTAACGCACAACACTAAACGCAAAGCCGGCAGCTTTCATTTCTGACTCCAATCCATACACTCGCAGACAATGAAGGGAGTCTTCATATCCTCAGAAAAAGGGCAATCATCATACAAAACAAGCAGTCCGTCTCAATAGAACATGCACAGCCCGACGATGCTGCGGCTCTCACTAGTATCTGTGAAAAGGCGTTTCATAGCGACTCGGGGATTACAGGAGAGGGAGTGGGAGGGCCACCGGGTTACAGTTCCGCTACATGGAATTCGAAAAGAATTACAAGCAAGTTAGTAGATTACTACAAGATATTGAATGATGATGTAATAGTTGGCGGATTCATCGTAGGATTCCGCAGAAAAGGTTACCAGGTTCGTGAACGCATCTTCGTTGAGCCCGACAAGCATCGACAAGGAATCGGATCCAAGGCATTCAATCGGATATTCGAAGCATATCCAGAAGCCCAGATTTGGGCACTGGGCACACCGGAATGGAACATACAAACCAAGAATTTCTATGAGAAGCTTGGGTTTTCTCAGATTGGTTGAACGTATGATGTTCCGGATTAGAAGGGCAGATTCTATCAGAAGAGAGTGTCATCGGAATATCCCCTTCATGAAATCGCCAAACTCAAAGAAGGAATGA
This region includes:
- a CDS encoding DUF362 domain-containing protein: MKLPVLFADSNTTPMDNMLDRLAEVIQNLGLLDAISPGDVVMVKTHFGVWGNTRHIRPEYIRKAVELIEDVGGKPFVSETCALGYGTSGPYGGRCTMGDYLRMAEKNGFSQGTIGAPIVFADGYWGVNTYEVEIDGRYIKTVPVASALLDCDHVLVLTHAKFHGMGLAGTLKNLGVGLVGKGGKMSIHSPDGITVDPSLCKGSDCSICVDYCPVRCITVDDSVTIDMDRCVRCGHCASVCSSMANSKAITMDWIGQDITKRVVENAMGVVSSIGLDRFYFINLAIDITEKCDCVSVGRPLLMHDIGIFGARDPVAIDHATLEVMKDATISEDSPAADSFSKLVKNSAGFFSHAEEVDFGTTDYDLIRMTQ
- a CDS encoding GNAT family N-acetyltransferase, which encodes MGGPPGYSSATWNSKRITSKLVDYYKILNDDVIVGGFIVGFRRKGYQVRERIFVEPDKHRQGIGSKAFNRIFEAYPEAQIWALGTPEWNIQTKNFYEKLGFSQIG